In a genomic window of Methylovirgula sp. 4M-Z18:
- a CDS encoding sugar-binding protein, whose translation MKKVLLTCAISALALSAAIGAQAADKKVLVFVPNGASDFWKAAEAGVKKAQSELPNYTLQFKYPEQAAAAVQERLMDDLVASGVSGIIVSAVDPKTETDALSRVGSQTLLLTTDSDAPNSKRLAYIGSSNTLAGNQVGELLKKALPNGGKCVAYVGLPGADNARERIDGIKDTIKGTKIEIVDVRADDIDQPRAKRNVEDTLTAHPDVNCMLGIYSYNIPQIYQALKEAGALGKITVTGFDDDPITLGGVKEGTVAGTVVQQPYEWGYQGMKAMAKILDGDKSFIPANQLMIVPTKTITKENVDEYAKHLKELQGK comes from the coding sequence ATGAAGAAGGTTCTTCTGACATGCGCGATCAGTGCCCTTGCGCTATCCGCCGCAATCGGCGCACAGGCGGCCGATAAAAAGGTCCTCGTTTTCGTGCCGAACGGGGCATCGGATTTCTGGAAGGCGGCCGAGGCCGGCGTCAAAAAGGCACAGTCCGAACTGCCCAATTACACGCTCCAATTCAAATATCCCGAACAAGCGGCCGCCGCGGTGCAAGAGCGGTTGATGGACGACCTCGTCGCCTCCGGCGTCTCGGGCATCATCGTCAGCGCCGTCGATCCCAAGACCGAAACCGATGCCCTGAGCCGCGTCGGCTCGCAGACCTTGCTGCTGACCACGGACAGCGACGCACCGAACAGCAAGCGCCTGGCCTATATCGGCTCCTCCAACACGCTCGCTGGTAATCAGGTCGGCGAACTTCTGAAAAAGGCGCTGCCCAATGGCGGCAAGTGCGTGGCCTATGTCGGCCTGCCCGGCGCCGATAACGCCCGCGAGCGCATCGACGGCATCAAGGATACGATCAAGGGCACGAAAATCGAGATCGTCGACGTGCGTGCCGACGACATCGATCAACCGCGCGCCAAGCGCAATGTCGAAGATACGCTGACCGCGCATCCCGACGTGAATTGCATGCTCGGCATCTACTCCTACAACATTCCGCAGATCTACCAGGCACTGAAGGAAGCGGGCGCCCTGGGCAAGATCACGGTCACGGGCTTCGATGACGATCCGATCACCCTCGGCGGCGTCAAGGAAGGCACCGTAGCGGGCACCGTCGTGCAGCAGCCCTACGAATGGGGCTATCAGGGCATGAAGGCCATGGCGAAGATTCTCGATGGCGACAAATCCTTCATTCCGGCCAACCAATTGATGATCGTGCCGACCAAGACGATCACCAAGGAGAATGTCGACGAATATGCCAAGCACCTGAAAGAACTTCAGGGCAAGTAA
- a CDS encoding ABC transporter permease has translation MVKKDISLLVLVLIIGCVTAFINPRFISPINLSNTANLIGLYGLYSIGAGFVIITGGIDLSVGSLFALLGVVFISLLTTYEMNWIVAVLLMVLAGMAIGAIHAFLILKMRMQPFIVTLCGLLLYRGVARWYTGDGTAGFEFGQSFPTLEWLTTGRTYGVPHSFVVFIAVAVIMGVVLHWSVYGRYLCAVGKNEEAARYSGIPTSKVIAAAYIIASALAGLSAVYFVMYTRSVSPASHGNFYELYGIAAAVLGGCSLRGGEGSVFGIVLGAILLQILQNLVNLLGIPSSLNFAVMGTVILVGVLADQQFARYQEWARAKKRDAILAQNISAKS, from the coding sequence ATGGTAAAGAAAGATATCAGCCTTCTCGTCTTGGTTTTGATCATCGGTTGCGTCACCGCATTCATCAATCCGCGCTTCATCTCGCCGATCAATCTCTCCAACACCGCCAATCTCATTGGCCTTTATGGCCTTTATTCGATCGGCGCCGGTTTCGTGATCATCACCGGCGGCATCGATCTGTCGGTCGGTTCGCTCTTCGCGCTTCTGGGCGTGGTCTTCATCAGCCTGTTGACCACCTATGAGATGAACTGGATCGTCGCCGTCCTCTTGATGGTCCTCGCCGGTATGGCGATCGGCGCCATTCACGCGTTTCTCATCCTCAAGATGCGAATGCAGCCCTTCATCGTCACCCTCTGCGGGCTGCTGCTCTATCGCGGCGTTGCGCGTTGGTACACGGGCGACGGCACGGCGGGCTTCGAGTTCGGGCAGAGCTTCCCGACGCTCGAATGGCTGACCACCGGGCGCACCTATGGCGTCCCGCACAGTTTCGTCGTCTTCATCGCTGTGGCCGTGATCATGGGTGTCGTCCTGCATTGGTCGGTCTATGGCCGCTACCTGTGCGCGGTCGGCAAGAACGAGGAGGCGGCACGCTATTCCGGCATCCCGACATCGAAAGTGATTGCCGCCGCCTATATCATCGCCAGCGCGCTCGCCGGCCTGTCGGCCGTCTACTTCGTCATGTACACGCGCTCCGTCTCGCCGGCCTCGCATGGCAATTTCTACGAACTCTACGGCATTGCAGCGGCTGTGCTCGGCGGCTGTTCGCTGCGTGGCGGCGAGGGCTCGGTGTTCGGCATTGTGCTGGGCGCGATCTTGCTGCAGATCCTGCAGAATCTTGTCAATCTGCTCGGCATTCCAAGCTCGCTCAATTTCGCCGTGATGGGCACGGTGATCCTGGTGGGCGTTCTCGCCGACCAGCAATTCGCCCGTTACCAGGAATGGGCGCGCGCCAAGAAGCGCGACGCCATTCTGGCGCAAAACATCTCGGCGAAGTCATAG
- a CDS encoding LacI family DNA-binding transcriptional regulator — protein sequence MTDVAEAAGVSQTTVSLVLNGAGSARLAGETRERVLKAAQALDYRLIKRGLLPKTPGGGAAIGFVANEMSTDPWTAIALDGAREKAWEHGLTILSAVTGGDAEREQAILAHMASQPLLGLIYGTMYTRRIERPQIRNVPTVLLNCYLADGSLPSIVPGEIAGGHTATRRLLRAGHRRIGHIMGEARMDASHDRLKGYRNALANADLPFDPDLVRPGNWEPSSGYEQTQVLMRLAEPPTAIFCANDLMAIGCMDALKEMGKRIPDDVAVIGYDNRDLAPFTRPALTTVLLPHYEMGEQAVDYLVHYARRPPLRAPQLKVECPLIERRSVGPAASVPC from the coding sequence ATGACCGACGTCGCGGAAGCCGCGGGCGTATCGCAAACGACGGTGTCGCTCGTGCTCAACGGCGCAGGGAGCGCGCGGCTTGCGGGGGAGACGCGCGAGCGCGTCTTGAAGGCGGCGCAAGCCCTGGACTATCGGCTGATCAAGCGCGGCCTGTTGCCGAAAACACCCGGCGGCGGCGCCGCAATCGGCTTCGTCGCTAACGAAATGTCGACCGATCCCTGGACGGCAATCGCGCTTGACGGTGCGCGCGAGAAGGCCTGGGAGCATGGATTGACGATTCTTTCCGCCGTGACCGGGGGCGACGCCGAGCGGGAACAGGCCATCCTCGCCCATATGGCTTCGCAACCCCTGCTGGGGCTCATCTACGGCACGATGTACACGCGCCGTATTGAGCGCCCGCAGATCCGCAATGTGCCGACGGTTCTGCTGAATTGCTATCTCGCCGACGGCTCCTTGCCCTCGATCGTGCCGGGCGAAATTGCGGGCGGGCACACGGCGACACGGCGCTTGCTGCGCGCCGGCCATCGACGCATCGGCCACATCATGGGCGAGGCGCGGATGGACGCCTCGCATGACCGGCTGAAAGGCTATCGCAACGCCCTCGCCAATGCGGATCTCCCGTTCGACCCGGACCTCGTCCGCCCCGGCAATTGGGAGCCGAGCTCCGGCTACGAGCAAACGCAGGTGCTGATGCGGCTCGCCGAGCCGCCCACGGCGATTTTTTGCGCGAATGATTTAATGGCGATCGGCTGCATGGATGCGCTGAAGGAAATGGGCAAACGCATCCCCGACGATGTGGCGGTCATCGGCTACGACAATCGCGACCTCGCCCCCTTCACCCGTCCGGCCCTCACCACCGTCCTGTTGCCGCATTACGAAATGGGCGAGCAGGCGGTGGATTATCTCGTCCACTATGCCCGGCGCCCGCCGCTGCGTGCGCCGCAGCTCAAAGTGGAATGTCCGCTCATCGAACGGCGGTCGGTCGGTCCGGCCGCGTCTGTGCCCTGTTGA
- a CDS encoding ABC transporter permease, with product MSVQDKAAKKASARLDILLGLTLVGLLLLMWLFLAVTVPQSFLQWNNFANILRQGSMVAILALGQTFVIITGGIDLSVGAVEGFCSLIIALMLQNGWPVWLAIAGTLGIGLAIGMFHAFGVVQLGLPPFIMTLATLTAIRGFGQLITSASISITDDNFTGFAVGDFLTIPNLFWLVVLVAVPGYFFLHQSRWGRYLFAIGSNKEAARLSGVKVQRITYIAYMLSSLCAAFVGVMLAMRLGIGSFFQGEGDELKSIASSVIGGTSLFGAVGSIHGPLLGSFILTTINNGANLLGINNAWQKVITGGLIIVIVYFDNLRRRKN from the coding sequence ATGAGTGTGCAGGACAAAGCGGCGAAAAAGGCCAGCGCGCGGTTGGACATCCTTCTCGGATTGACGCTCGTCGGTCTGCTCCTTCTCATGTGGCTGTTTTTAGCTGTAACTGTGCCGCAAAGCTTTCTGCAATGGAACAATTTCGCCAATATTCTGCGCCAAGGCTCGATGGTAGCAATTCTGGCGCTCGGGCAAACATTCGTGATTATCACCGGCGGCATCGATCTCTCGGTCGGCGCAGTCGAAGGTTTTTGCAGCCTGATCATTGCACTCATGCTCCAGAACGGGTGGCCCGTGTGGCTCGCCATCGCGGGTACGCTCGGCATCGGCTTGGCCATCGGCATGTTTCATGCCTTTGGCGTCGTGCAACTTGGCTTGCCGCCTTTCATCATGACTTTGGCGACTTTGACCGCAATCCGAGGGTTTGGGCAGCTCATCACCAGCGCTTCGATCTCGATTACCGATGATAATTTCACCGGCTTTGCGGTCGGCGATTTTCTCACCATCCCCAATTTGTTTTGGCTGGTCGTTCTGGTTGCAGTACCTGGATATTTTTTCCTCCATCAAAGCCGCTGGGGCCGTTACCTTTTCGCGATCGGCTCGAATAAGGAAGCCGCGCGCTTGTCGGGCGTCAAAGTCCAGCGGATCACCTATATCGCCTATATGTTGTCCTCGCTTTGCGCGGCCTTTGTCGGCGTCATGCTCGCCATGCGGCTCGGCATCGGCAGCTTCTTCCAGGGTGAAGGCGATGAACTCAAATCCATCGCGTCCTCGGTGATCGGCGGCACCAGCCTGTTTGGCGCTGTGGGCTCGATTCACGGCCCCCTGCTCGGCTCGTTCATTCTGACCACGATCAACAATGGCGCCAATCTACTCGGCATTAACAATGCCTGGCAGAAAGTGATTACCGGCGGGCTGATCATCGTCATCGTCTATTTTGATAACCTGCGCCGCCGCAAGAACTAG
- a CDS encoding YcjX family protein gives MNVLSLLTQETRVSAASLADFIAGTGLRLGVTGLSRSGKTVFITSLIHNLLRAGAGHGKLPVFRVHAEGRMSGALLKPQPDDAVPRFAYEDHVRALIGPDRRWPESTRRISELRLTLEFERATGWFKGARSLTIDIVDYPGEWLLDLPLLDKTYATWSRETLAATDTYARRPLAAPWLDFLKSIKPDDVESEDVARTAAQLFTDYLRASKAEHFALSTLPPGRFLMPGDLEGSPALTFSPLPVAEGVEIGEGTLLAMMERRYEAYKAHVVRPFFRDHFARLDRQIVLVDALAALNSGAGAVRDLEHALGDVLAAFRAGRASLFAQIFRPRIDRILFAATKADHLHHTSHDRLEAILRVLTARAIARAEGLGAGIDVIALAAVRATREARVKHGRETLDAIVGVPMAGEVVDGKIFDGETEAAIFPGELPDDPRHVFRGDALATPADQADYRFVRFRPPALPLQMDGQPQPLPHIRLDRALEFLLGDRLL, from the coding sequence TTGAACGTTCTGTCTCTTCTGACCCAGGAAACGCGCGTCTCCGCTGCCTCCCTCGCCGATTTCATTGCCGGAACCGGGTTGCGGCTGGGAGTTACCGGCCTGTCGCGCTCGGGCAAAACCGTCTTCATCACCTCCCTCATCCACAATCTGCTGCGCGCCGGCGCGGGACACGGCAAGCTGCCGGTGTTTCGCGTCCATGCGGAGGGGCGGATGAGCGGCGCGCTGCTCAAGCCGCAGCCCGACGATGCGGTGCCGCGCTTTGCCTATGAAGACCATGTACGCGCGCTGATCGGCCCGGATCGCCGCTGGCCGGAATCGACCCGCCGCATTTCAGAATTGCGCCTGACGCTGGAATTCGAGCGCGCCACTGGCTGGTTCAAAGGCGCGCGCTCCCTCACCATCGATATCGTCGATTATCCGGGCGAATGGCTGCTCGATCTTCCGCTCCTCGACAAGACTTACGCCACCTGGTCGCGCGAGACTTTGGCGGCGACCGATACTTACGCGCGCCGGCCGCTGGCGGCGCCGTGGCTCGATTTTCTCAAATCGATCAAGCCGGACGATGTTGAATCCGAAGACGTGGCGCGCACGGCGGCGCAATTGTTCACCGATTACTTGCGTGCCTCCAAGGCCGAGCATTTTGCGCTTTCCACCTTGCCGCCCGGCCGGTTTCTCATGCCCGGCGATCTCGAAGGATCGCCGGCGCTGACCTTCTCGCCGCTGCCGGTCGCGGAGGGCGTGGAGATCGGCGAGGGCACATTGCTCGCCATGATGGAGCGGCGCTACGAGGCCTACAAAGCGCATGTGGTGCGCCCCTTTTTCCGTGACCATTTTGCCCGGCTCGACCGGCAGATCGTGCTTGTGGACGCCCTTGCCGCCCTGAACTCCGGCGCTGGCGCCGTGCGCGATCTGGAACACGCACTCGGCGACGTACTTGCGGCGTTTCGCGCCGGCCGTGCATCGCTGTTCGCGCAAATCTTCCGCCCGCGCATCGACCGCATTCTCTTTGCCGCGACCAAGGCCGATCATCTGCATCACACCAGCCACGACCGGCTCGAGGCGATCTTGCGCGTTCTCACTGCGCGCGCCATTGCGCGGGCCGAGGGCCTCGGCGCCGGCATCGATGTCATCGCGCTTGCCGCTGTGCGTGCGACGCGCGAGGCGCGGGTGAAACATGGCCGCGAGACCCTCGATGCGATCGTCGGCGTGCCGATGGCGGGCGAGGTCGTCGACGGCAAGATCTTCGACGGCGAGACCGAGGCCGCGATCTTTCCCGGCGAATTGCCCGACGATCCACGGCATGTCTTTCGCGGCGATGCGCTGGCGACCCCGGCCGACCAAGCCGATTACCGCTTCGTGCGGTTCCGGCCGCCGGCCCTGCCGCTGCAAATGGATGGCCAGCCGCAGCCCCTGCCCCATATCCGGCTCGACCGGGCGCTGGAGTTCTTGCTGGGAGACAGACTGCTATGA
- a CDS encoding YcjF family protein gives MTLRPQKPRAFRLDEAGLVINEDKASAPVVVEAQPDPYAIAADQTAPEVAIERAETRGILARTFISWSGLFWSALGGLVSLAAGLWIAQLLDQLFARWQALGWIGVALVTVLVLALAVLAGREAFGIFRQRRIAKLHLALEAAHAKDDTRSARKLVADLVTLYAARPETAAARARLLEHSGEIIDGRDLIDIAERELMRGRDAEVAREIAKAAKRASLMTTLSPRAFLDVIFVFANVLRLMRRVAEIYGGRPGLLGLLKLARSVAAHLAITGGMAAGDSLLQQLVGHGIAAKVSARLGEGVLNGLLTTRVGLSAMAVCRPMPFHIDPQPGVKDVAPFLFGNGKD, from the coding sequence ATGACGCTGCGACCGCAAAAGCCGCGCGCTTTCCGTCTCGACGAGGCCGGCCTCGTGATCAACGAAGACAAGGCGTCGGCGCCCGTCGTGGTCGAGGCCCAGCCCGATCCTTACGCGATTGCGGCGGACCAAACCGCACCGGAGGTGGCGATCGAACGGGCGGAAACGCGAGGCATTCTCGCGCGCACGTTCATTTCCTGGAGCGGCCTATTCTGGAGCGCGCTCGGCGGTCTCGTCTCGCTGGCGGCCGGCCTTTGGATCGCGCAATTGCTGGACCAATTGTTCGCGCGCTGGCAGGCCTTGGGCTGGATCGGCGTGGCCTTGGTCACCGTGCTCGTCCTCGCGCTTGCCGTCTTGGCGGGGCGCGAAGCCTTCGGCATTTTCCGCCAGCGGCGCATCGCCAAATTGCATCTCGCCCTCGAAGCGGCCCATGCGAAGGACGACACCCGCAGCGCACGCAAACTCGTCGCCGATCTCGTGACGCTCTATGCGGCAAGGCCCGAAACCGCCGCGGCGCGGGCGCGGCTGCTCGAACATAGCGGCGAGATCATCGACGGCCGCGACCTGATCGATATTGCCGAGCGCGAATTGATGCGCGGCCGTGATGCCGAAGTGGCCCGCGAAATCGCCAAGGCGGCCAAGCGCGCCTCGCTGATGACGACGTTAAGTCCGCGCGCGTTTCTCGATGTCATTTTCGTCTTCGCCAATGTGCTGCGGCTGATGCGGCGTGTCGCCGAAATCTACGGCGGACGGCCGGGCCTGCTGGGGCTGCTCAAATTGGCGCGATCGGTCGCCGCGCATCTTGCGATTACCGGCGGCATGGCGGCGGGTGACAGTCTGCTGCAACAATTGGTCGGTCATGGCATTGCCGCCAAAGTCTCGGCACGGCTCGGCGAAGGTGTACTGAACGGCTTACTCACGACACGCGTCGGGCTTTCAGCGATGGCGGTGTGCCGGCCGATGCCTTTTCACATCGACCCGCAGCCTGGAGTCAAGGACGTCGCCCCGTTCCTGTTTGGCAACGGCAAAGATTAG
- a CDS encoding sugar ABC transporter ATP-binding protein has translation MTTPFLELIGIGKAYPGVQALSGVSLSISPGEVIGLIGENGAGKSTLMKVLGGIVAPSTGAIKLDGQDRASLSVKDAMAAGIAFVHQELNLFENIDVAGNIFIGREPRIFGPLKLIDRSKIYADARVLLDRVGCDFEPETLVASLSIAQRQQLEIAKALSLGARVVIMDEPTSSLTIAETDRLLSIIQELKRSGVAVIFISHRLGEVQQCVDRVVVLRDGRMVGTLERGSIGHDSMVRMMIGRDLRDLYAAPAAAPGATALELVNFRTSTYPERTVNLAVQRGEILGFAGLIGSGRTELARAVFGIDKPLSGDILLDGQAATIGNPREAIAKGLYLIPEDRKQSGLILDHSIANNISLPNLKAYADLTLINARREARNAEAQRKALKIKTDSVATHAGTLSGGNQQKVVLGKWLSMQPRVLIFDEPTRGVDVGAKMEIYDLMRGLANKGVAILMISSDLEEIIGVSDRVAVMHEGSVTGILKRDQLTQENIMRLAVGQTQH, from the coding sequence ATGACAACACCCTTTTTGGAACTGATTGGAATCGGCAAAGCCTATCCGGGCGTGCAGGCTCTTTCCGGCGTGAGCCTGTCGATCTCGCCCGGCGAAGTGATCGGCCTGATCGGCGAGAATGGCGCCGGCAAATCCACGCTGATGAAAGTGCTCGGCGGGATCGTCGCGCCGAGTACCGGCGCGATCAAGCTTGACGGTCAAGACAGAGCTTCCCTGAGCGTCAAGGACGCGATGGCCGCGGGCATCGCCTTCGTGCATCAGGAACTCAACCTGTTCGAGAACATCGATGTCGCAGGCAATATTTTCATTGGCCGTGAGCCGCGCATTTTCGGACCGCTGAAGCTCATCGACCGCAGCAAGATCTACGCCGATGCGCGCGTCTTGCTCGATCGCGTCGGCTGCGATTTCGAACCCGAAACGCTCGTGGCCAGTCTTTCGATCGCCCAGCGTCAGCAGCTCGAAATCGCCAAGGCGCTGTCTCTCGGCGCACGGGTCGTCATCATGGACGAACCGACCTCCAGCCTCACCATCGCCGAGACCGACCGGCTGCTCAGCATCATTCAGGAGCTGAAGCGCAGCGGCGTCGCCGTGATCTTCATCTCGCATCGTTTGGGCGAAGTGCAGCAATGCGTCGACCGGGTCGTGGTCTTGCGCGACGGCCGCATGGTCGGCACGCTGGAGCGCGGCTCTATCGGCCACGATTCCATGGTTCGGATGATGATCGGCCGCGACTTGCGCGATCTTTATGCCGCCCCTGCGGCGGCGCCCGGCGCGACGGCGCTCGAACTCGTGAATTTCCGCACCTCGACCTATCCCGAGCGCACCGTGAACCTCGCCGTGCAGCGCGGCGAAATTCTCGGCTTTGCCGGCCTGATCGGCTCAGGCAGAACGGAACTCGCGCGCGCCGTCTTCGGCATCGACAAACCTCTGAGCGGCGACATTCTGCTCGACGGCCAGGCCGCGACGATCGGCAATCCGCGCGAAGCGATCGCCAAAGGCCTGTATCTCATTCCGGAAGACCGCAAGCAATCTGGCCTCATTCTCGATCACAGCATCGCGAACAACATCTCGCTTCCCAACCTGAAAGCCTATGCCGATCTCACGTTGATCAACGCGCGCCGCGAGGCGCGGAACGCCGAGGCGCAGCGCAAGGCGCTCAAGATCAAGACCGACAGCGTTGCGACCCATGCCGGCACCCTCTCAGGCGGCAATCAGCAAAAAGTCGTGCTGGGCAAATGGCTCTCGATGCAGCCCAGGGTCCTGATTTTCGACGAGCCGACACGCGGCGTCGATGTCGGCGCCAAGATGGAAATCTACGATCTGATGCGCGGCCTCGCCAACAAAGGCGTGGCGATCCTGATGATCTCGAGCGATCTAGAGGAGATCATCGGTGTCAGCGATCGCGTCGCGGTGATGCACGAGGGCAGCGTGACGGGCATATTGAAGCGCGATCAACTCACGCAGGAAAACATCATGCGACTCGCCGTCGGCCAGACGCAACATTGA
- a CDS encoding SixA phosphatase family protein encodes MFRLMLLRHAKAAPLAGGGDKERPLTTRGHNQSAQIGQYLKDEQLIPDAAIVSDTARTRQTLSDVLEHFGGEAAVLVQMEPHVYDASPATLLKVMRHASNKTKSVLLVGHNPGIHQFAVDLIGYGDRYAAQRLASKYPTAALTVIDFDIESWREVQVKSGRLDRFVTSAHFGEIED; translated from the coding sequence ATGTTTCGTCTCATGCTGTTGCGCCACGCCAAGGCCGCGCCGCTTGCCGGCGGCGGCGACAAGGAGCGGCCGCTGACGACACGCGGCCACAACCAATCGGCGCAGATCGGACAATATCTGAAGGACGAGCAGCTCATCCCGGATGCGGCTATCGTGTCCGACACCGCCCGGACGCGCCAGACGCTGAGCGACGTGCTGGAACATTTCGGCGGCGAGGCGGCCGTTCTCGTGCAGATGGAACCGCATGTCTACGACGCGTCCCCCGCGACGCTGCTGAAAGTGATGCGGCACGCGTCCAACAAGACCAAGAGCGTGCTGCTTGTCGGACACAATCCCGGCATTCATCAATTCGCCGTCGACCTGATCGGCTACGGCGACCGCTATGCCGCGCAGAGGCTGGCGAGCAAATATCCGACCGCCGCCTTGACGGTCATCGACTTCGACATCGAGAGCTGGCGCGAGGTTCAGGTCAAAAGCGGACGGCTCGACCGTTTCGTGACCTCGGCGCATTTCGGCGAAATCGAAGATTAA
- a CDS encoding transposase, with amino-acid sequence MSQATQALAEQFLSPEWKALVSPHDLFGDLEIKLIEALLNAELSHHLELDARAGKKNFRNGYWKRTIPCRDGATITIRIPRERAGRFEARLVPHHRRHFYGFTDRVLAIYAHGRDVAEIEDMLPLLYDLGLPRDLAPRITDAVLGIVRDWQERRLEPAYPFALFADLPMTTQERKLTQDRPVYYALGLKSDGTRDLLGLWVQDKSSDDIWQQMLTDLAARGLHRITAAVTGDLDAPPITQPSSGAPLPERCELHHVHALKELSTVAARQALVQDILRALAGGNDGRPNNESFSYAPSLASALV; translated from the coding sequence ATGTCTCAGGCCACGCAGGCTCTGGCTGAGCAGTTTCTGTCTCCCGAGTGGAAGGCGCTCGTGTCGCCCCATGATTTGTTCGGAGATCTTGAGATCAAATTGATCGAGGCCCTGCTCAATGCGGAGCTGAGCCATCATTTGGAACTGGACGCACGCGCGGGAAAGAAGAATTTTCGCAACGGCTATTGGAAGCGCACGATTCCGTGCCGGGACGGCGCGACGATCACGATCCGCATCCCGCGCGAACGCGCCGGCCGCTTCGAGGCGCGCCTCGTGCCGCACCATCGCCGGCATTTTTACGGCTTTACCGACCGGGTTCTCGCCATCTACGCCCATGGACGGGATGTCGCCGAGATCGAGGACATGTTGCCGCTGCTGTACGATCTCGGTTTGCCGCGCGATTTGGCGCCACGGATTACCGATGCGGTGCTCGGCATCGTCCGCGACTGGCAGGAGCGGCGGCTCGAACCAGCCTATCCTTTCGCCCTGTTCGCCGACCTGCCGATGACGACGCAGGAGCGCAAGCTGACCCAGGACCGGCCGGTATATTATGCCTTGGGACTGAAGAGCGATGGCACGCGCGACCTCTTGGGCCTCTGGGTTCAGGACAAATCGAGCGATGATATCTGGCAGCAGATGTTGACTGACCTTGCCGCTCGTGGCCTCCATCGCATCACCGCCGCCGTGACCGGCGATCTCGATGCGCCGCCGATCACCCAACCATCGTCCGGCGCGCCGTTGCCGGAGCGGTGCGAACTCCATCACGTGCACGCGCTCAAGGAACTCTCGACGGTTGCAGCGCGTCAGGCTCTCGTTCAGGACATATTGCGGGCGCTGGCGGGCGGCAACGACGGCCGCCCAAACAACGAGTCTTTTAGCTATGCCCCGTCCTTGGCTTCGGCGCTCGTCTAG
- a CDS encoding TIM barrel protein — protein MLPLYSACIEWLFAAEAPDFADRIRAAARAGLGGVEFWFWRNKDIPSIEAALAETGLKLTSLVAEPMVPLTDPTCHGAFLEGLKESVDMARRLKSPVLIAQVGDDLPGRGRAEQRQAIIDCLGRAADSLAGSGVRLAIEPLNTLVDHVGYFLPSTEEGLDIVDAVGRTEIRLLYDIYHSAVMSEDIAAVLAGRVDRVAHVHLADTPGRHEPGSGKLDWQKRVDWLYAQGYEGLVGLEYKPRGGTLDSLAALNLSARGSRV, from the coding sequence ATGCTTCCTCTTTATTCCGCCTGCATCGAGTGGCTCTTTGCAGCCGAGGCCCCTGATTTTGCCGACCGCATACGCGCCGCCGCGCGCGCCGGCCTGGGCGGTGTCGAATTCTGGTTCTGGCGTAACAAGGATATTCCGTCGATTGAAGCCGCTCTGGCGGAGACGGGCCTCAAGCTGACGAGCCTGGTCGCGGAACCGATGGTGCCGCTGACCGATCCGACGTGCCATGGCGCATTTCTCGAAGGCTTGAAGGAGAGCGTCGACATGGCGCGCCGGCTCAAGTCGCCGGTCCTCATTGCGCAGGTCGGCGACGATCTGCCGGGGCGGGGCAGGGCGGAGCAGCGACAGGCGATCATCGATTGTCTCGGCCGTGCCGCCGATAGTCTGGCAGGATCCGGCGTTCGGCTGGCGATCGAACCCCTGAACACCTTGGTCGATCACGTCGGCTATTTCCTGCCTTCGACGGAAGAGGGGCTGGATATTGTCGATGCGGTGGGGCGGACGGAGATCCGCCTTCTCTACGATATCTACCATTCGGCGGTCATGTCGGAGGACATCGCGGCTGTCCTGGCCGGCCGGGTGGACCGGGTCGCGCATGTCCATCTCGCCGATACGCCGGGGCGACATGAGCCGGGCAGCGGCAAGCTCGACTGGCAGAAGCGCGTCGATTGGCTCTATGCGCAGGGTTACGAGGGCCTCGTCGGTCTCGAGTACAAGCCGAGGGGCGGAACCCTCGACAGCCTGGCGGCGCTGAACCTCAGTGCGCGGGGAAGCCGCGTTTAA